DNA sequence from the Chitinophaga flava genome:
TGCAGACTATCCGGATGAACGCATTCAGTATATCCTGAAAGACAGCGCTGCCAGATTTATTCTGACTACCCGCCAGGTGTACAGCGAAAAACAGGACTGCTTCCGCAACGACGCCGGTCACCTGCTCCTGCTGGATGGAATCAAAGGCGATAAAACGTTATCAGATTTCACTATCCATAATGCTCCGGAAGATCCGGCTTATGTTATCTATACTTCCGGCTCAACAGGCCGTCCTAAAGGCATTGCTGTAAAACACAGCGGCGTTACCAATTTCATAGTGGCCTATAAAGGTCTTTTCGATAAAGGCATTAACGCCAGCGACCGCGTACTGGCCCTGGCTAATATTTCATTTGACGCCAGCGTTGCGGAAATATTTGTAGCACTCACCAGCGGCGCCACGCTCGTGGTACTGGATAAAAGCCGCCTCTTTGATGCAGCTAAACTGGCCGGATTCCTGCAAGCGGAAAATATCACCTTCGCCTACATTCCGCCAGTGTTGCTGCAAGAAGTATACGATCAACTTAAACAGCAAAACAAACCCCTTGCACTTAATAAGTTGTTTGTAGGCGCAGAATCGGTGATCGATCATATCCTGTATGATTACGCCAGTCTGATAAAAGGAATAGATATCCTTAACGTTTACGGACCTACGGAAACAACGGTTATCGTTACTGCGCTGAAATACAAACCGGTACTACCTTCCGGAGAAAATGTATCTATCGGCAAACCGATACCCAACAGCCGGATTTACATCCTGAACAATGCACTGGAACCTGTTCCCGCCGGAGTGCCCGGCGAACTCTGTATTGCCGGCGCCGGTGTTACACTGGGTTATCTCAACAACGAAACCCTTACTGCCAGCAAATTTGTAGATGATCCATTTCATCCGGGTCAAAAGATGTATCTCTCCGGTGACCTCGCCAGATGGACACCAGATGGGAATATCCAGTTTATAGGCAGAAAAGATAACCAGGTAAAAATTCGTGGCTACCGCATAGAGCCAGGAGAAATAGCCACTATCCTGCAGCAGCAGCCTGCCGTAAAAGAGGCTGTGGTAGCACCGTTGACAGACGACAATGGCAACAAATATCTCTGCGCCTGGGTAGTACCCGCTGGCGAAACCAATATCACCGCCATACGCGCCGCCTTATCCGTACAGCTGCCGGAATACATGATTCCTTCAAGGTTTGTGATGCTGGAAAAAATCCCTGTTACCAGCAATGGTAAAACGGATTTCAAAAAATTACCACATCCAGCACAACAGGAAAGAGTCATCAGTGCAGATGAACAACCGGCCAATCAGCTGGAAGAGCAGCTGCTGGCCATCTGGCAGGAACTTTTAAATATCCGTCAGATCGGTACCAACGATAATTTCTTTGAACTGGGTGGTCACTCCCTGAAAGCGGCCAAACTCATCACTATTATCCTCCGGGACTTGCGTGTGGAAATCCCTTTACGACAGGTATTTTTAAATGGCACCATCAAACAACTGGCGGCGTACATCCGGCAGGCAGAACAATCAGTACGGTTCGAAATACCTGTTGCCGCTGTTACCAGCCACTCCCCCGCTTCCTTCTCACAAAGAGGTATCTACCTGAGCAACCTGCTGAACAAAGAGGCTATTAATTACAATATGCCTTCTTCTTTCGAAGTGATCGGCAAACCGGATATTCCCCGGCTGGAAGCGGCGCTGAAAGCCCTTATACAGAGACATGCCATACTGAGGACCGGCTTTAGTTTCACCGACGAAGTAATCATGCAGCATATTGCAGATGAAGTGCCTTTTGAAATAAGTGTTGTCCATGATGAACAACCGAATTTCAGAGCATACATTACCGATTTTGTTCGTCCTTTTGATTTGAGCAACCCTCCTATGTTGCGGGCCCTCTTTATTCAAAAGAATGACAACGCCGGCATCCTGCTCTTTGATATGCATCATATTATCTCTGACGGTATCTCCATGGAAGTTTTCATGAAAGACCTACAGGCATTCTATCTGTCAGAAGAATTACCACCGCTGAAAATTCAATATAGGGATTATACTTCCTGGTTGGATGAGTACCGCCACAGCGGCGACTTTGAGAAAAATAAACAATACTGGCTCGATACCTTCGCCGATAAACAGGTAGCATTAGATTTGCCGGTAGATTTTCCGCGCTCCGCTGAAAGAAGCCTGGAAGGTGAATTGTATATCGTCACCCTTGATAAAGCGACTGCTGCCCGCCTCCGGAAAGTTGTCAATAAAGAAGGAAGCACCCTCTTCCTCCTCGCATTAGCGGCCTACAACCTGCTGCTGGCCAGATATACCGGCAAAAAGAACATTACAGTGGGTACCCCTGTGGCTGGCCGCGTTCATCCTGATCTGGAACAGCTGATCGGGATGTTCGTACATACGTTACCGGTAAGATGCTCCGTAGATATGCAGCAGTCCTTCACCACCTTGCTGGAACAAGTCCGCAGCACTTTCTTCGCCGCTCTCGATCATCAGCTGTATCCGATGGAAGAACTGGCCGAACAGCTGGAACTGGCAAGGGACCTAAACAGGAACCCTCTTTTTGATACCATGTTCAGCTACCACGACATCGAGTCATCTGTATGGTCTGGCGGAGATTTTTCCCTGGCGCCACTGGAACTCGACATGAAAGCATTGGATGTAAAATTCGATCTGTCTGCATCCCTCGCTACCTCCGGTGAAAACATGATGGTGCTTTTCAATTATTCTAAAAGCCTGTTCAAAGCCGCTACCATAGAGCAGATGGTGGCACAATACATTTCCATCCTGGAAATGGTGTCACATGCGCCATCCCTGTCACTCGAAGCTATCAGCCAGCACATTGCGCTTGAAAAAACAACGCTTCCGTTGTATGAAGACCAGCCTGCGCTGTTCCGTTACCTGGGCATAGATGACACTGTATACTCAGCTGCCTATCCGCTGAATACCACCCAGCGCGATATATATCTTACCTGCGTGCTGGACCCAACCGGCTATAGCCTTCGCCCCCTGGCTTACTTCGATATCAACAACGCTGTGGACGTACCAATGTGGGAAGCAGCCCTTCAACAGGTAACCCTGGAAGAAGACAGTATGCGCTCTGTTATCATCGCCAAAGATGCAGAGGTGTTTCAGGCAGTAAGAAAAGAAACAGCATTGTGCTTCAGCTTCCTCGATATCAGCCGGGAAGTCAAGGCAGAAGCGGATATCCCCGCTCTTGTCAAAAAATACTGCGATGAAAACCAGGACATCAGCAAACCATCTTATAAACACTACCTGCTTAAAGTAAATGATCAGCACTATGTGATGGCGATCAGTGCCCACCACCTTTTTGTGGACGGTACCTCACTCAAGCTGCTGGTTGAAAAAACAGATAAAGCCTATCATCTCCTGAAATCAGGAGAGTATAACGCGGAAGTACACACGCCATACCGCAACAGTGTACTGGACCACCTGGCCCGCTTCGATACTCCTGATACAGAAAACTTCTGGAAGAAATACCTGGCAGATGTTCAGCCATTATCCTATTCCGGTGCATGGTCCCAGGAAGATAAAATGGTAGCCGGATCGCTGTCTGTAGCAGGTAAAGATGTACAACTGCTGCAGCAATATTGCGAACAGCATGGTCTCAAACCACATATTTTCTTCAAAGCAGTTTTTGTACTGCTCACTAAATACTACTGCTCTGCAGACCAGGACTTCTGTATCAGGGAAAATATTGCTGGTCGCGATGCACATGAGATGAACACTATAGGTGCTTTCTCCCATGTGTTCCCGCTGCTGGTTACACAACAGTTCTTTAATGAAGGTAATTCCTTCGTAGAGCTGTGCCATCACCTGCAGCAGCAGAAGAGAACAGCCAACCCTTACCGGGATATTTCGCTGGCCCTGCAAAACCACATCATCGGAGACGAGCCTCTGTCTTTCTTCTATAACTACCAGAACTACATTGCTCCTGACACGAAGATGAAGATGAGTGCGCTGCAACGGATATACAGCGGGCTGAGTAATCATATAGAATTAAGGGTAACCGCTCACAGTGACGGTTATACGTTAAAGCTCGAATACAACGAAAAAACCTTTAACGGCACCCACTTCCTGGACCGTGTACAGCTCCTGCTCACACAGGTACTCCGGGAAAATACCACCCTGCGTCAACTGCAATACCTGACCAGTGAAGAACTCCAGGAGCTGACTGCCTTCGGTAGCAACCCCGGAGAGAAAGCAGAAAAAAATGTTCTTGAATTGTTTGAAGAACAGGTACAACAGAAACCCGACCATGTGGCTGTTGTATTCCGTGATAAAAACATCACCTACGCAGAACTGGACCGGGCTGCAGACGCTGTGGCCGCACATCTGCAGGAACAGGGCGCCAAAATCGGAGATATCATCGGTATTATGGTAGACCGCTCCGAATGGATGATTATCGGCATGCTGGGTGTCATGAAATCAGGTGCAGCTTACCTGCCCATAGATCCTGAATATCCGCAGGACAGAATTGATTATCTCCTGAGCGACAGTAACGCCAAAATGCTGCTGACACACGCTTCCGGCATAAACAGACATCCGCATAGCATTATCATCGAAGAGATAGCTCAACGAAACGCAGTGCCGGTCAAACATCCCATTGCCCCCGATCAGCTGGCATATGTGATCTATACATCCGGTACTACGGGCAGGCCCAAAGGCGTGCTGGTAGAGCATCGTGCACTGAGCAATGTGGACCTGGCCTGGCGCAAGGCTTATGACCTGGATAAATTTGAACCGCGTTCATTGCAAATGGCCAGCTTCTCTTTTGACATGTTCACCGGCGAAGTGGTACGTATGCTCACCAATGGCGGACGCGCGATCATCTGCACCTCCGAAATCCGTTTGGACCCTGTTTCGTTTTATGAACTGCTGACATCCAACCAGATCAATGTGCTGGAATCCACACCAGCATTGATCGCGCCACTGATGGACTACATATGGGAACATAAGAAAGATATCAGTTTCCTGAAAATGATCATCGTAGGCTCTGATGCCTGTCCGCTGCCTTTCTTCAAAACACTGCTGGAAAGATATGCACCTGCAATCAGAGTGCTCAACAGCTACGGCGTAACCGAAACCTGTGTCGATTCAGGGTTCTATGAAACATCAGCTACATCCCTCCCCGCTGCCGGCAATACACCGATCGGAACACCACTGTTAAACTATACCTACTATGTATGCAACGCATCCCAGCAGCTGGTACCAGTAGGCCAACCAGGAGAACTGTGGATAGGTGGAGCAGGTGTGGCCAGAGGCTACCAAAACAGACCGGATACCACTGCCGAAAAATTCATTATCAGTCCGCATACACAGGAAAGAGTATATAGAACAGGTGACCTGGTACGCTGGCTGCCTTGCGGCAACCTCGAATTCATGGGCCGCGGAGATGAACAGGTAAAAGTACGTGGCTACAGGATAGAATTAAAAGAGATAGAAAGCGTACTGCTGCAGCTGCCACAGATAAAAGAAGTAGCAGTCACCGTTTTCGGACAGGCCAATGAGAAGGAAATGGTATGCTGGTATGTAAGCCAGTCAGGCGAAACACTGGAAGACC
Encoded proteins:
- a CDS encoding non-ribosomal peptide synthetase, whose protein sequence is MNKTLQYKIATDYWLEKTGKPELSEISGTSITPVAPGSQTFALDEATAAALKKICNDQDAGIYVFLVTALSIFLHKYTAATELLMASPAPMLSNGDTSTAPVFLSANIQSGTTIKQLLQSFQEELKSAYSHRDYPFDKFSEKYQALHGAPRDLFNYGFSYFPLTGANSYREQSKLSFDFRRTATSFELEIHHTGKYAAWFITQMGAHLHQVLRFIVSQPGSKVEDVTFLSSTEKQQLLETFNDTAVDFAEKDQTILALFEKQVKLHPEQVAVQYEDKQLTYHTLWQHALQLATLLKDSGIGPKDVVALICDRSEMMITGMLGVLKAGAAYLPVDADYPDERIQYILKDSAARFILTTRQVYSEKQDCFRNDAGHLLLLDGIKGDKTLSDFTIHNAPEDPAYVIYTSGSTGRPKGIAVKHSGVTNFIVAYKGLFDKGINASDRVLALANISFDASVAEIFVALTSGATLVVLDKSRLFDAAKLAGFLQAENITFAYIPPVLLQEVYDQLKQQNKPLALNKLFVGAESVIDHILYDYASLIKGIDILNVYGPTETTVIVTALKYKPVLPSGENVSIGKPIPNSRIYILNNALEPVPAGVPGELCIAGAGVTLGYLNNETLTASKFVDDPFHPGQKMYLSGDLARWTPDGNIQFIGRKDNQVKIRGYRIEPGEIATILQQQPAVKEAVVAPLTDDNGNKYLCAWVVPAGETNITAIRAALSVQLPEYMIPSRFVMLEKIPVTSNGKTDFKKLPHPAQQERVISADEQPANQLEEQLLAIWQELLNIRQIGTNDNFFELGGHSLKAAKLITIILRDLRVEIPLRQVFLNGTIKQLAAYIRQAEQSVRFEIPVAAVTSHSPASFSQRGIYLSNLLNKEAINYNMPSSFEVIGKPDIPRLEAALKALIQRHAILRTGFSFTDEVIMQHIADEVPFEISVVHDEQPNFRAYITDFVRPFDLSNPPMLRALFIQKNDNAGILLFDMHHIISDGISMEVFMKDLQAFYLSEELPPLKIQYRDYTSWLDEYRHSGDFEKNKQYWLDTFADKQVALDLPVDFPRSAERSLEGELYIVTLDKATAARLRKVVNKEGSTLFLLALAAYNLLLARYTGKKNITVGTPVAGRVHPDLEQLIGMFVHTLPVRCSVDMQQSFTTLLEQVRSTFFAALDHQLYPMEELAEQLELARDLNRNPLFDTMFSYHDIESSVWSGGDFSLAPLELDMKALDVKFDLSASLATSGENMMVLFNYSKSLFKAATIEQMVAQYISILEMVSHAPSLSLEAISQHIALEKTTLPLYEDQPALFRYLGIDDTVYSAAYPLNTTQRDIYLTCVLDPTGYSLRPLAYFDINNAVDVPMWEAALQQVTLEEDSMRSVIIAKDAEVFQAVRKETALCFSFLDISREVKAEADIPALVKKYCDENQDISKPSYKHYLLKVNDQHYVMAISAHHLFVDGTSLKLLVEKTDKAYHLLKSGEYNAEVHTPYRNSVLDHLARFDTPDTENFWKKYLADVQPLSYSGAWSQEDKMVAGSLSVAGKDVQLLQQYCEQHGLKPHIFFKAVFVLLTKYYCSADQDFCIRENIAGRDAHEMNTIGAFSHVFPLLVTQQFFNEGNSFVELCHHLQQQKRTANPYRDISLALQNHIIGDEPLSFFYNYQNYIAPDTKMKMSALQRIYSGLSNHIELRVTAHSDGYTLKLEYNEKTFNGTHFLDRVQLLLTQVLRENTTLRQLQYLTSEELQELTAFGSNPGEKAEKNVLELFEEQVQQKPDHVAVVFRDKNITYAELDRAADAVAAHLQEQGAKIGDIIGIMVDRSEWMIIGMLGVMKSGAAYLPIDPEYPQDRIDYLLSDSNAKMLLTHASGINRHPHSIIIEEIAQRNAVPVKHPIAPDQLAYVIYTSGTTGRPKGVLVEHRALSNVDLAWRKAYDLDKFEPRSLQMASFSFDMFTGEVVRMLTNGGRAIICTSEIRLDPVSFYELLTSNQINVLESTPALIAPLMDYIWEHKKDISFLKMIIVGSDACPLPFFKTLLERYAPAIRVLNSYGVTETCVDSGFYETSATSLPAAGNTPIGTPLLNYTYYVCNASQQLVPVGQPGELWIGGAGVARGYQNRPDTTAEKFIISPHTQERVYRTGDLVRWLPCGNLEFMGRGDEQVKVRGYRIELKEIESVLLQLPQIKEVAVTVFGQANEKEMVCWYVSQSGETLEDLKEQLKQYLPDYMVPAFFIALEHLPVTHNGKIDKKALQDPLKYMDTQSTITATPETATEEALLTVWQDILKRNKIGVLDNFFELGGQSLRAMVLVSRIQKNFSADISLKDIFTYPTIRSLAAHIDNNALSAHQAPITRIAEQSHYLLSPAQKRMYVISHFKGAEISHNICDVSWVHGQLDIPRLEAAFQAMTERHESLRTSFSMVNGEPVQVIHPKGTFHLTHLHGKEEDATTVARNFVKGYDLSQAPLLRAAVMEVNPEKHLLLFDIHHIISDEVSTGIFLRELWALYRGAALPELSVQYKDYVAWLYSPANAGVITRQKQYWVQQLQGELPVMEMPYDFPRPLTKTFEGKDHLFRLDDSTAARALEFTSRKGITLNMLMLSVYNILLSKYTSLEDIIVGIPVAGRTHADLEPVIGMFVNTLALRSYPTAEKVFEQFLDEVKTTALGAYENQDYPFEELVETLQIKRDPGRNPLFDVLFQFISKQPREEHQGLHFEPFPLNISVAKFDLTFLTIQSGEQIDFLLNYNSALLTEDSAQRFVKHFCNVLKQVLNSPAISLREVTLPDEAEIAQLRAFGGSPEKDAPRITIPQLWQEKAPLYKDQVAVETSAGSITFGELDQQSTTLAIYLQEVYQVKPGDKVALMLQRTLDMPVALLAILKTGAAYVPVDPSFPAQRIEYILNNSECTMILADKDYHYSQPLFNIHGERQNISQQQLKPVHISPDNLAYIIYTSGSTGVPKGAMLEHLNVTSFVRNFEPVYGIVPGDKILAISNITFDLSVLEILCSLLSGVTVLLANDAEINDFPKVKELILQHKVNTLQMTPSRLSLFLNTVGLSVLSDIKTVITGGEPVTTGLFNSLKRCKNTRVFTSCGPTETCIYSTTDEAKGDRITIGKPLLNEQVFIVGNHGQLQPINVVGEIYIAGSGVGRGYCNQEALTNEKYFRDETLSLSSERIYKSGDIGRWLPDGRIECLGRKDTQVKLRGYRIELGELENALGKMEGINVTAAIITTVKGEKQIAAFYEADREYGYSTIRTFLADRLPSYMLPLFCIHVEKMPLNSNGKIDRKALDQLAQQHQAADRPFDEPVGTLQKALAEIWKSILDLDRISSTDNFFEIGGNSIKLIQVLNRIKKELDVNVPLTAAFTYPTIKALAEKIKMITEFGSVSEEEFYSVANPGKPQTIFCLPPAIGYSFIYAALAEYFPDYTICCLHFIEEEDRLEKYFQVMDELQPDQPLILLGYSAGGNFAFELAKELENKGREVSDIILLDSFKRWISKAKTPVELEATVHAYYQIVDWSIFAVEPEYLEGLKKNTMSKIEGYCKYMNGKTDPDTTNARIHLVKSKDEWQTPETNRDWKESSTSGFHIYEGEGRHPEMFNPEYISHNAGLISTILQQINVSQESVV